The Halopelagius inordinatus genomic interval TTCTGGTCGAGAAACAGAACGAGCGTCGCGAACAACGCTCCGATGTAGACGAAAAGAACCGCGAAGTTCACCGCGCCGACGGTCAACGCGGGGAGACTCGTGTCCACGTCCCACGGTTTGACCGACTTGCCCGAACGCTCCTCGACGTGCGTCTCCGGCACCGTCGCGTACGCGACGAGACTCGCGACGAACGCGAAGGCGGTGGCGACGGCGAACGCGGGGACGGTCCCCCAGAACTCGCTGACGACGCCGCCGACGACGACGCCCGCGGGGAAGCCGAACAGCACCCCGCCCCGGATGAGGCCCATGCTCGCCCCGCGCGACCGGTTCGTGCTCACGTCGGCGGCTATCGTGTACGCCGTCGCGAAGACGAGCGCGCTCCCGACGCCCCAGAGGACGCGGGCGGCCATGAACCACCCCTCGGGGAACGGAGCCACCATCGCGACGACGTAGCCGGAGGTGGCGAACCCCTGGACGAACATCCCGACGACGAACGGTTTTCGGGTTCCGATTCGGTCCACGAGCACGCCCGCGGGCGCGTTCGCGACCAGCCGAGAGAAGCGGTTGGCGCTCAAGATGAGGCCGACGAGGAACGGCGAGATACCGAGAACCGCCCCGAGGTTGGGTAAGATGGGGAAGATGACGCCGCCGCCGAATCCGATAAAAAACGTGCTGACGATGACCGCCGCGATGACGACGGAGCGTTCGCTCGCCGTCCTGCGAACCCTGCTCGAAACCCGCTCGATTGCGCTCCGTACCGACACGAGAGACGACCTCAGACGCGCCCTCCGCGGCGCGTTCGCGGTACTGCTCTCGCCGGGGTGAAGACTCCGACGGCCGGAGTCGCTCGCGGGGCATCTGACCGGCCTCCCGACGTCGCCGAGAGTCGGACGACGGCGACGCCGTCGTGGACGTGCATCCTCGGATAGTTGGCAAATTCTTCTCTAAAGGGTTTGGATACGTCGCCAGTCGCGCCGAGTCCGTCGGATTCGCCGACTCGGCCGGACTCTCCGAGAGTCGGGTCGCACCGTCGTGTCCCCGAACCGAACGTCCGCCGGGACGCGCGGCGCAACAGTTTTGCCCGCCCCGAGCACTCGTTATTATAACTGATGAATACCGACATCGAGACGTACCTCGTCACGCAGACGGACCTCTCGGGCGGCCGGTCTACGGTCGACGTCGTCCGGGCCGCCATCGCCGGCGGCGTCGATGCCGTCCAACTCCGCGAGAAGCACGCGAGCGCCCGTGAACGCTACGAACTCGGCCGGGAACTGCGAGAGATGACCGCCGACGCCGACGTCCTCTTTCTCGTCAACGACCGTGTGGATATCGCGGCCGCCGCCGACGCCGACGGCGTCCACCTCGGGGACGACGACCTGCCCGTCTCCGTCGCCCGCGACCAACTGGGCTCCGACGCCGTCGTCGGCCGGTCCGTCTCGACGGTCGAGGACGCGCGCGTCGCCGAGGACGCGGGCGCGGACTACCTCGGCGTCGGGTCCGTCTTCTCGACTACCTCGAAGGACGTGAGAGACGAGGAATCTGGAATCGGCGTGGAGACGGTCGCCGAGATAGCCGCCGCGGTCGACCTCCCCGTCGTCGGCATCGGCGGAATCACGCCCTCGAACGCCGCGGACGTCGTCGCCGCGGGGGCGGACGGCGTCGCCGTCATCTCGGCTATCACCGGGTCCGACGACCCGGAGGAGGCGACGCGTCGTCTCGGAACCGCGGTCCGAAACGGGAGGGCGAGTTGATGACTCCCGACGTGAACCTCGGCGACGCCCTCTCGACGGTTCGGGCGGACCAACCGCTCGTCAACTGCCTCACGAACGCGGTGACGGTCAACGAAGTCGCCAACGTGACGCTCAACTGGGGCGGACTCCCCGTCATGTCCGATGACGAACGCGAGGTGGGCGACATGGTCGCCATCGCGGACGGATGCCTGTTGAACATGGGGACGATCAGCGAACGCGGCGAAGAGACGATGGTGACCGCGGGGCGGGCGGCGAACGAACACGGCGTCCCCGTGGTGGTCGACCCGGTGGGCGTCGGCGCGACGCCGACGCGTTCGCGCGTCGCGGACCGCCTCCTCACCGATATCGACGTCAGCGTCGTCAACGGCAACTACGGCGAGATAACGGCTCTCGCCGGCGACGACGCCGACGTTCGCGGCGTCGAGTCCGTCGGCGAGTACGCGGACATCGCCGCGAGTGCGACGGCAGTCGCAGAAGCGACCGGTGCCGTCGTCGTCGCCTCCGGCGAGGTGGACATCGTCGCCACCGAAGAGAGGGCGTACAGCGTGGACGTGGGCGACGAGATGCTCGCGACCGTCGTCGGCACCGGATGCATGCTCGGCGTCACTCTCGCCGTGTTCGCCGCCGCGATGGACGACGACGAGGCGGCGGCACTGGCGGGGACGACGGCGTTCGGACTCGCGGGCGAGGCCGCCGCGGACGGGGCGTACGGCGAGTACGCTGGCCCGGCGAGTTTCGAGACGGCGTTCCGAGACGCCGTCGCCGATTTCGACGGCGGCGACGCCGACGCGGGCGACCGCATCAGTTCCGTCGCGACGGAGTGAACGCCCCGGGAGGAGGGTCCGGCCGCGTTTCTCTCGGAATCTAGACATACCGGGCGATCGCCGGACGAGACGGGGACGAGCGTGGGACGGAGGTTTAGGTGACACGAAAACATGTCGGACAAGCGTAAGGTTTGAGTACTCCCGTCACCTACTAGGTAGTGATGAGTTCCCAAGAGACCGTCAGCCGGAAAGCAGGTAGCATCGAAGACAACCCTGTCCGACTCGAACGCGAGAAGGCAGAACAGATAATCGACGCGCTGAACACCGACCTCGCGGACGCGTACACGCTCTATCACCAACTGCACAAGCACCACTGGAACGTCGAGGGTGCCGAACACCTCGGACTCCACCGGTTCTTCCAAGAGGCGTACGAGGAGGTCGAACTGGCCGCGGACGAAATCGCCGAACGCCTCCAGACGCTCGGCGGCGTCCCCCACGCGAGCATGGCGACGCTCTCGGACGCCGCGACGGTCGAACCCGAGGACGAGGACGTCTACGACGTCCGAACCTCGATGGAGAACGACCTCGAGATGTACGGCGACATCATCGAGAGCTACCGCGAGCACATCAGCCTCGCGGAGGGCCTCGGCGACCACACGACGGCCCACATGCTCCGCGAACAGCTAACCGAGTTGGAAGAACACGCCCACGTCATAGAGCACTACCTCGCAGACGACACGCTCACCCGGTGAGCAGCCTGCGACGGAACTCGACGGTCCCGACCCCGTCACGGTGACGGCGCTTTTTCGTCGGTGAGAAGAACCTCCGCTAACCGTTCTGCGACGTCCGCGCTGACCGTTCCGACGAGTGCCGAGGCCTCCGCCTCGTAGTCGTCGATGCAGAGGACGTCACGACAGAACCGACAGAGAATCTCGTACGTCCGAGCGAGTCGGTCCGCCCGTTCGTCCCCTTCTTCGGTGAGAACGACTCCCTCGTACGGTTCGTGTTCGACGAGTCCTCGCTCTGCCAGTCGGTCGGCCATCTCGGTCGCCGCCGCGGGAGAGCGGTCCAGTTCGGCGGCTATCGCTCCGGTGGGGACGGGCGTCGTCTCGTCCGCCCGAAGCCTACGTACCGCGAGGAGATACTGTGCGGGAGCCATCTGACCGGCGAACCCCTCGCCGCGTCACTCCCACGGTTCCACGACGGTGTCGGTCCCTATCCACCCGTCGCAGTTCCCGGACTCTATGAATACGTACTTGCCGGGAGAGCTCTCACAGACGCCGATATCCGCGCTCTTCGTCGATTCGTCCTGTCCTTTCTCCTCCGGTTCGGAGAGTGGAGGCGTCGCCATCGAGTTTGTTTAGGCAGACCTAAAATAAAAAACGTCCGGTCTCGCGTGCGAACTACTCCCAGTTCGGAGACGTATCAGTTCGACGGTTCGCTCTCGGGTCGGTCACGCCGAGTTACCGACTCGGACGGACGAGAGGCCGCGGGGCCGGTCGCGGCCGCCGAGCGTCACCGTCAGCCGACACGACGAGGCGGTGCCCGCCCCCTCGGTGAGCGAGAGAGAGGCGACGCCGCCCGCCGGGCCCCCTCCGTCGGAGTCGCGGAGGAGTTCGACGACAACCGGAAGCGTCGGCACGGTTCGTCGGTCGTCGCGGAGCCTGTAGCCTTCGAGGGTGATTCGGCGCACGTCCTCGCCCGAATCGACGGGTTCGACCGCGTACCCGTCGACGACCGACTTCTCTCGGAGTCGCGCGAGAGCTGCCTCCACCGGCCGACCGGCCGTCTCGACCGAGGAGAGCGTCGCCGCCGCGGTTTCGACTACCCGCGCCTGTCGCCTCGGCGAGAGACGGTCGTCGATGTCGCGCGCCATGCACCGGAGCAGTTCGACGCAGAGTTCGTCTCTGTCCGCGACTGACTCCGCGGCGTCGAAGTACGACTCCATGACGGCGTCTTCGACGGTTCCGTGGTCGTGTACCGAAAGCGCCTCGAAGACGGCGGCGGCGACGTCGTGGCAAAACGCCACGAACGTCGAGGCGGTAGGGTCGTCCGCCTCCGAGAGCGATGACGCCGCCATCTCGGAGACGATGGGGTCGTGGACCATCACTCGCGGGTCGTACCGTCTGAGTGCAGCGCGGTACTCCTCGGCC includes:
- a CDS encoding DUF7551 domain-containing protein, which codes for MMVGRSLNEIRGRIDALSGDDGPYGIVCARTGERVVPVADARFEDRETAAEAAALAEEYRAALRRYDPRVMVHDPIVSEMAASSLSEADDPTASTFVAFCHDVAAAVFEALSVHDHGTVEDAVMESYFDAAESVADRDELCVELLRCMARDIDDRLSPRRQARVVETAAATLSSVETAGRPVEAALARLREKSVVDGYAVEPVDSGEDVRRITLEGYRLRDDRRTVPTLPVVVELLRDSDGGGPAGGVASLSLTEGAGTASSCRLTVTLGGRDRPRGLSSVRVGNSA
- the thiE gene encoding thiamine phosphate synthase, which encodes MNTDIETYLVTQTDLSGGRSTVDVVRAAIAGGVDAVQLREKHASARERYELGRELREMTADADVLFLVNDRVDIAAAADADGVHLGDDDLPVSVARDQLGSDAVVGRSVSTVEDARVAEDAGADYLGVGSVFSTTSKDVRDEESGIGVETVAEIAAAVDLPVVGIGGITPSNAADVVAAGADGVAVISAITGSDDPEEATRRLGTAVRNGRAS
- a CDS encoding metal-dependent transcriptional regulator, encoding MAPAQYLLAVRRLRADETTPVPTGAIAAELDRSPAAATEMADRLAERGLVEHEPYEGVVLTEEGDERADRLARTYEILCRFCRDVLCIDDYEAEASALVGTVSADVAERLAEVLLTDEKAPSP
- the dpsA gene encoding DNA starvation/stationary phase protection protein DpsA, which codes for MSSQETVSRKAGSIEDNPVRLEREKAEQIIDALNTDLADAYTLYHQLHKHHWNVEGAEHLGLHRFFQEAYEEVELAADEIAERLQTLGGVPHASMATLSDAATVEPEDEDVYDVRTSMENDLEMYGDIIESYREHISLAEGLGDHTTAHMLREQLTELEEHAHVIEHYLADDTLTR
- the thiM gene encoding hydroxyethylthiazole kinase gives rise to the protein MTPDVNLGDALSTVRADQPLVNCLTNAVTVNEVANVTLNWGGLPVMSDDEREVGDMVAIADGCLLNMGTISERGEETMVTAGRAANEHGVPVVVDPVGVGATPTRSRVADRLLTDIDVSVVNGNYGEITALAGDDADVRGVESVGEYADIAASATAVAEATGAVVVASGEVDIVATEERAYSVDVGDEMLATVVGTGCMLGVTLAVFAAAMDDDEAAALAGTTAFGLAGEAAADGAYGEYAGPASFETAFRDAVADFDGGDADAGDRISSVATE
- a CDS encoding MFS transporter; the protein is MAAVIVSTFFIGFGGGVIFPILPNLGAVLGISPFLVGLILSANRFSRLVANAPAGVLVDRIGTRKPFVVGMFVQGFATSGYVVAMVAPFPEGWFMAARVLWGVGSALVFATAYTIAADVSTNRSRGASMGLIRGGVLFGFPAGVVVGGVVSEFWGTVPAFAVATAFAFVASLVAYATVPETHVEERSGKSVKPWDVDTSLPALTVGAVNFAVLFVYIGALFATLVLFLDQNGLGVFGFDAQGSSGIFMAVTVVAAGVSMYVGGYVSDRRQSRVPTLLAFLATTSLGFVLLAYADSVATLAVACLFVGAGQGGTSGPLMALLADLVSDDRMGRAVGTNNVFGDVGGGFGPIVALPLIDAVGFFPVYLACAVLPLAAAVLLLGGVRRETGQFVPNVEL